One genomic region from Ptychodera flava strain L36383 chromosome 5, AS_Pfla_20210202, whole genome shotgun sequence encodes:
- the LOC139132603 gene encoding polycystin-2-like protein 2, with the protein MMFGGDVEEFETVSETLFSLFRMTLVDEYNYDGLKEENPVMCDILVGTYLAISAIVMLNLFIAMLSETFVRIHDNASSNALMERAAILSCIHDNLSDEKKQAYYKHVHDEPMEEYYDDDMAWKEKTPTLRRLLSK; encoded by the exons ATGATGTTCGGTGGTGACGTAGAAGAGTTCGAGACTGTCTCCGAGACTCTCTTTAGTTTATTCAGAATGACCCTTGTCGATGAATACAACTACGAT GGCCTCAAAGAAGAAAACCCTGTAATGTGTGATATCCTGGTTGGTACCTACTTGGCAATCTCTGCCATTGTTATGCTTAACCTCTTCATCGCTATGCTCAGCGAGACATTTGTAAG aATCCACGATAATGCAAGTTCCAATGCTCTGATGGAGAGAGCCGCGATTCTTTCGTGTATACACGACAACCTTTCTGATGAGAAGAAGCAGGCTTACTATAAACACGTACACGATGAACCAATGGAAGAATACTATGACGATGATATGGCCTGGAAGGAAAAAACACCAACGTTAAGAAGATTACTTTCCAAATAA